Proteins from a genomic interval of Cottoperca gobio chromosome 8, fCotGob3.1, whole genome shotgun sequence:
- the rab11fip4a gene encoding rab11 family-interacting protein 4A isoform X2, producing the protein MCTRSYPEGSVYGEGCADGECDMDSSTENGNGCDSLDPTRQGSLLTGSASASVISGEEQFEDYGEGEDVDFTPSSPCPEDDTRTNGFSDLGSSLPSSAGQTPQKMRQLYNSELLDIYCSQCCKKVNLLNDLEARLRNLKANSPNRKISSTAFGRQLFQANHSVFGSSQGSSTEDLFTDSIDSCDLDITEKVSYLEKKVTELESDSLANGDLKSKLKHENTQLVHRVHELEEQVKDAETRADQSLQDETKRHREAYSKMDRDRNMEIDLLCNRLQLLEEENEEMKLNVCRLKSQTEKLDQEKQRMTDKLEDTGLRLKDEMDLYRKIMDKLWHNRHEFQKEKEAMQELIDDLRRELEYLQLFKLEMEHPGQSKGLSEFNARARELEMEHEVKRLKQENHKLRDQNDDLNAQILSLSLYEAKNLFACQTKAQCLAAEIDNASRDELVDALKEQEEINLRLRQYMDKIILAILDHNPSILEIKS; encoded by the exons ATGTGTACGCGCTCCTACCCAGAAGGCAGTGTGTATGGTGAGGGTTGTGCTGACGGGGAGTGTGACATGGACAGCAGCACTGAAAACGGCAACGGCTGCGACTCTTTGGATCCAACACGGCAGGGCAG CCTCCTGACTGGCTCAGCGTCCGCATCTGTGATCTCTGGGGAGGAGCAGTTTGAGGACTAcggggagggggaggatgtGGATTTTACTCCCAGTAGTCCTTGCCCTGAAGATGACACCCGAACAAATGGCTTCTCGGACCTGGGGTCCTCACTCCCCTCCAG TGCTGGGCAGACTCCTCAGAAGATGCGGCAGCTGTATAACAGTGAGCTGCTGGACATCTATTGTTCTCAGTGCTGCAAAAAAGTGAATCTACTCAATGACCTGGAAGCTCGACTTCGAAACCTGAAGGCCAACAG CCCTAATAGAAAGATTTCCAGCACAGCGTTTGGACG TCAGCTGTTCCAGGCCAACCACAGTGTGTTTGGATCCAGTCAgggcagcagcacagaggatCTGTTCACTGACAGCATCGACTCCTGCGACCTCGACATCACCGAGaag GTCAGTTATCTGGAAAAGAAGGTGACAGAGTTGGAAAGCGACAGTCTGGCCAACGGAGACCTGAAGTCAAAACTcaaacatgagaacacacaacTTGTACACAG GGTTCATGAGCTGGAGGAGCAGGTAAAGGATGCAGAAACAAGGGCAGATCAGAGTCTGCAGGATGAGACCAAGAGGCACCGGGAGGCTTACAGCaagatggacagagacagaaacatggaAATAGACCTGCTCTGTAACAG GCTACAGCTGTTGGAAGAAGAGAATGAAGAAATGAAGTTAAATGTGTGCCGACTCAAGTCACAGACTGAGAAACTGGACCAG GAGAAGCAGAGGATGACCGACAAGCTGGAGGACACCGGTCTGAGGCTGAAAGATGAGATGGACCTCTACAGGAAGATCATGGACAAGCTCTGGCATAATCGCCATGAGTTTCAGAAGGAAAAGGAGGCCATGCAGGAG ttgaTCGATGATCTCCGCCGGGAGCTGGAGTATCTGCAGTTGTTTAAGCTGGAAATGGAGCATCCAGGACAGAGCAAAGGGCTGTCTGAGTTCAACGCCAGGGCCAGAGAGCTCGAGATGGAACATGAAGTCAAGAGACtgaaacag GAGAACCATAAGCTGCGGGATCAGAACGACGACCTGAACGCTCAGATTCTCAGTCTGAGTTTGTACGAGGCTAAGAACCTGTTTGCCTGTCAGACCAAGGCCCAGTGCCTGGCAGCTGAGATCGACAACGCATCAAGGGATGAA CTGGTCGATGCCTtgaaggagcaggaggagatcaACCTGCGTCTGAGGCAGTACATGGACAAAATCATTCTGGCTATTCTCGACCATAACCCCTCCATCCTGGAGATCAAGAGTtaa
- the rab11fip4a gene encoding rab11 family-interacting protein 4A isoform X1, whose product MEGHVIPDQEQLLQFLRRLKEVFDVCDEDADGFIRVEHLVDLGLQFGQGDEVKKLTRYLDPNAHGKINFKDFCHGVFAIKGCEEILKMAVGPRSVTSTQPSVTDNGYIYQNGTAKLGPPIIMCTRSYPEGSVYGEGCADGECDMDSSTENGNGCDSLDPTRQGSLLTGSASASVISGEEQFEDYGEGEDVDFTPSSPCPEDDTRTNGFSDLGSSLPSSAGQTPQKMRQLYNSELLDIYCSQCCKKVNLLNDLEARLRNLKANSPNRKISSTAFGRQLFQANHSVFGSSQGSSTEDLFTDSIDSCDLDITEKVSYLEKKVTELESDSLANGDLKSKLKHENTQLVHRVHELEEQVKDAETRADQSLQDETKRHREAYSKMDRDRNMEIDLLCNRLQLLEEENEEMKLNVCRLKSQTEKLDQEKQRMTDKLEDTGLRLKDEMDLYRKIMDKLWHNRHEFQKEKEAMQELIDDLRRELEYLQLFKLEMEHPGQSKGLSEFNARARELEMEHEVKRLKQENHKLRDQNDDLNAQILSLSLYEAKNLFACQTKAQCLAAEIDNASRDELVDALKEQEEINLRLRQYMDKIILAILDHNPSILEIKS is encoded by the exons GTGAAGAAGTTAACCAGGTACCTGGATCCTAACGCTCATGGGAAGATCAACTTCAAAGACTTTTGTCACGGAGTGTTCGCCATTAAAG GTTGTGAGGAGATACTAAAGATGGCCGTGGGTCCTCGCAGTGTGACCTCCACCCAGCCGTCTGTTACTGACAATGGTTACATTTACCAG aACGGCACGGCCAAGCTGGGCCCTCCAATCATCATGTGTACGCGCTCCTACCCAGAAGGCAGTGTGTATGGTGAGGGTTGTGCTGACGGGGAGTGTGACATGGACAGCAGCACTGAAAACGGCAACGGCTGCGACTCTTTGGATCCAACACGGCAGGGCAG CCTCCTGACTGGCTCAGCGTCCGCATCTGTGATCTCTGGGGAGGAGCAGTTTGAGGACTAcggggagggggaggatgtGGATTTTACTCCCAGTAGTCCTTGCCCTGAAGATGACACCCGAACAAATGGCTTCTCGGACCTGGGGTCCTCACTCCCCTCCAG TGCTGGGCAGACTCCTCAGAAGATGCGGCAGCTGTATAACAGTGAGCTGCTGGACATCTATTGTTCTCAGTGCTGCAAAAAAGTGAATCTACTCAATGACCTGGAAGCTCGACTTCGAAACCTGAAGGCCAACAG CCCTAATAGAAAGATTTCCAGCACAGCGTTTGGACG TCAGCTGTTCCAGGCCAACCACAGTGTGTTTGGATCCAGTCAgggcagcagcacagaggatCTGTTCACTGACAGCATCGACTCCTGCGACCTCGACATCACCGAGaag GTCAGTTATCTGGAAAAGAAGGTGACAGAGTTGGAAAGCGACAGTCTGGCCAACGGAGACCTGAAGTCAAAACTcaaacatgagaacacacaacTTGTACACAG GGTTCATGAGCTGGAGGAGCAGGTAAAGGATGCAGAAACAAGGGCAGATCAGAGTCTGCAGGATGAGACCAAGAGGCACCGGGAGGCTTACAGCaagatggacagagacagaaacatggaAATAGACCTGCTCTGTAACAG GCTACAGCTGTTGGAAGAAGAGAATGAAGAAATGAAGTTAAATGTGTGCCGACTCAAGTCACAGACTGAGAAACTGGACCAG GAGAAGCAGAGGATGACCGACAAGCTGGAGGACACCGGTCTGAGGCTGAAAGATGAGATGGACCTCTACAGGAAGATCATGGACAAGCTCTGGCATAATCGCCATGAGTTTCAGAAGGAAAAGGAGGCCATGCAGGAG ttgaTCGATGATCTCCGCCGGGAGCTGGAGTATCTGCAGTTGTTTAAGCTGGAAATGGAGCATCCAGGACAGAGCAAAGGGCTGTCTGAGTTCAACGCCAGGGCCAGAGAGCTCGAGATGGAACATGAAGTCAAGAGACtgaaacag GAGAACCATAAGCTGCGGGATCAGAACGACGACCTGAACGCTCAGATTCTCAGTCTGAGTTTGTACGAGGCTAAGAACCTGTTTGCCTGTCAGACCAAGGCCCAGTGCCTGGCAGCTGAGATCGACAACGCATCAAGGGATGAA CTGGTCGATGCCTtgaaggagcaggaggagatcaACCTGCGTCTGAGGCAGTACATGGACAAAATCATTCTGGCTATTCTCGACCATAACCCCTCCATCCTGGAGATCAAGAGTtaa